One segment of Stenotrophomonas sp. SAU14A_NAIMI4_8 DNA contains the following:
- a CDS encoding SAVED domain-containing protein: MEQAHEDAEVTSPDSSAGSGRFHTTGNIKKLVWVRSAGHCELCGQDLTCDFRVSQEMAWGEVAHIMPASPKGPRADPSHGAQEAADLTNDTNNLMLLCPGCHDRVDRDADGYPTSDLTELHQAFQERIRLAASVPDAGRAIGLIVQGSNFVTNADISKRDLAMAMSAEGLSAFGDIIKITLKPPGADGRDQRYWANIKDEVRHHLERQLERRGGRYGDQPALAVVGLADIPTLIMLGQTIGDRSNRVMFSKSRDHGLRWPDPSAAPPNYQLHIPDEGAEPIALVVSISAKIPERDVLLVVPNARIATLTIEDPRYSIVSNRGAISAFRDALQILMSHLEASSPEPIHLFIAAPAAFCVELGALMTTEHQHPYVVYDREKTQDGRFVEAFTITPGDRA; this comes from the coding sequence ATGGAACAGGCTCATGAAGACGCAGAAGTAACATCACCAGACTCTTCGGCCGGAAGCGGCCGATTTCACACCACAGGCAACATTAAAAAGCTTGTCTGGGTGAGATCCGCCGGCCACTGTGAGCTCTGCGGCCAAGACCTTACTTGCGACTTCCGCGTCAGCCAGGAAATGGCATGGGGTGAAGTTGCCCACATCATGCCTGCTAGCCCGAAGGGTCCTCGAGCTGACCCCAGCCATGGAGCGCAGGAGGCAGCTGATCTCACCAACGATACGAACAACTTGATGCTTCTCTGCCCTGGTTGCCACGATAGGGTGGACAGGGATGCCGATGGCTACCCCACTTCAGACCTTACAGAGCTGCATCAAGCATTTCAGGAGCGAATTCGACTGGCGGCGAGCGTGCCGGATGCCGGACGCGCCATCGGATTGATTGTCCAGGGTAGCAACTTCGTCACCAATGCCGACATCTCCAAGCGAGACCTCGCGATGGCGATGTCTGCTGAAGGGCTGTCCGCCTTTGGAGACATCATCAAGATCACGCTCAAGCCGCCTGGTGCAGATGGGCGAGATCAACGCTACTGGGCAAACATCAAGGACGAAGTGCGGCATCACCTAGAGCGACAACTAGAGAGACGTGGCGGCCGCTACGGAGATCAACCTGCTCTGGCTGTGGTGGGCTTGGCGGACATCCCCACGTTGATCATGCTCGGCCAGACTATCGGGGATCGATCCAACCGGGTGATGTTCTCTAAGAGCCGCGACCACGGCCTACGCTGGCCCGATCCCTCTGCTGCGCCACCGAACTACCAGCTTCACATCCCTGATGAAGGGGCGGAGCCAATTGCACTGGTCGTCTCCATCTCAGCGAAGATTCCAGAGCGGGATGTACTCCTGGTGGTTCCCAACGCACGCATTGCGACGCTCACGATCGAAGATCCTCGTTACTCGATTGTCAGCAACCGCGGCGCCATCTCCGCGTTCAGAGATGCTCTGCAGATACTCATGAGCCATCTTGAAGCCTCTAGCCCCGAGCCCATCCATCTATTCATCGCCGCACCGGCCGCTTTCTGCGTTGAACTTGGCGCACTGATGACAACGGAGCATCAGCACCCTTACGTAGTCTACGACCGCGAAAAAACCCAAGACGGACGTTTCGTAGAAGCCTTCACAATCACCCCTGGAGATCGTGCATGA
- a CDS encoding RNA-directed DNA polymerase, with amino-acid sequence MRPQLLALRATNQYRTRDIMAYLGLRYYFANLCAGRDRWAEKVSLHLVMSRNRSAYFQSLHFKDIRADGQVGYRDIFLPGPNESFAEAALLAECSRHAAFRSPDFVFSYRLAEGEDSQGVYKPYFSGLQERHRKIAAACKADAGQVVRYTDIKRFYPSISGELATHAWLKACDVAQMPPLTRELGMKLLADHALVGQSADRGKGLLTGPMFSHLIANLVLRDVDHAMSAAFPSRYFRYVDDVVLVGSPSEVAMGRAQLAALLSELGLDLHDVDASKDFELAAGDWLAGEEDFGGNDSQGWMFFARDLKQFLISQPSSRAGLAARFAEEGFRIPLPDYSVEVGDASYQERFLDQLRRYPWLLEKIFRQATPKMLLLSAQTLRGEYTERLLRILEAGPKLDGYVRKRAIPKIRYFAGRLLYLAKTEDLPLIAERLRQYPELAMLAEIIHAVGTRDITHLLRMGSNAAQSAAQILKLIPGEITCRIESWNSAERQGLAILRANGISVVGPVDDELNRFAMWQERGHELMKSDDPFIQELACLHGVSEQSRHPHILETALDRGEELAFDATTPIDTY; translated from the coding sequence ATGAGGCCACAGCTACTCGCACTGCGGGCGACCAATCAGTACCGCACTCGCGACATCATGGCCTACCTTGGGCTGCGCTATTATTTCGCCAATCTATGCGCAGGCAGGGATCGCTGGGCCGAGAAGGTTTCTCTACATCTCGTGATGAGCCGCAACAGGAGCGCCTATTTTCAGTCCCTGCACTTCAAGGATATTCGCGCTGACGGTCAGGTCGGATACCGCGACATTTTTCTGCCTGGGCCTAATGAGTCGTTCGCGGAAGCTGCGTTACTCGCGGAGTGCAGCCGGCACGCAGCATTTCGCTCTCCCGATTTCGTCTTCAGCTATCGCCTGGCGGAAGGCGAAGACTCTCAAGGCGTTTACAAGCCATATTTCTCGGGACTACAAGAGCGGCACAGGAAAATAGCCGCCGCATGCAAAGCTGACGCCGGTCAGGTTGTGCGCTATACCGATATCAAACGTTTCTATCCGAGTATCTCCGGTGAGCTGGCAACCCACGCCTGGCTGAAGGCGTGCGATGTAGCTCAGATGCCCCCCCTAACTCGTGAGTTGGGTATGAAACTCTTGGCCGACCACGCGCTGGTAGGCCAAAGCGCTGATCGTGGCAAAGGGCTGTTAACTGGCCCTATGTTTAGTCACCTGATTGCCAATCTCGTGTTGCGTGATGTTGATCACGCAATGTCAGCGGCCTTCCCGAGCCGTTACTTCCGTTATGTGGATGATGTAGTGCTGGTGGGATCACCATCGGAGGTCGCTATGGGTCGCGCTCAATTGGCGGCATTGTTGAGTGAGTTAGGACTTGACTTACATGACGTCGATGCAAGCAAGGACTTCGAGCTTGCTGCGGGTGATTGGCTAGCAGGGGAAGAAGATTTCGGTGGCAACGACTCACAAGGCTGGATGTTCTTCGCCCGCGATCTAAAGCAGTTTCTGATTTCACAGCCTTCGTCTCGTGCCGGGCTTGCCGCCAGATTTGCTGAAGAGGGATTCAGGATTCCATTGCCGGATTACAGCGTTGAAGTCGGTGATGCGAGTTATCAGGAGCGTTTCCTCGACCAGCTGCGACGTTATCCGTGGTTGCTAGAAAAGATATTCCGACAGGCTACGCCAAAAATGCTTTTGCTCTCCGCTCAGACTCTTCGCGGGGAGTACACTGAGCGTTTACTTCGTATCCTTGAGGCTGGCCCGAAGTTGGATGGTTATGTACGAAAAAGAGCCATCCCCAAGATTCGCTATTTCGCAGGCCGACTCCTATACCTGGCCAAGACTGAAGATCTGCCTTTGATTGCAGAGCGCCTGCGGCAATACCCAGAGCTCGCTATGCTCGCAGAAATAATCCATGCGGTCGGCACGCGAGATATCACGCATCTTCTGCGAATGGGAAGCAATGCCGCGCAATCGGCTGCTCAGATCCTGAAACTGATTCCCGGCGAAATCACTTGCCGAATCGAATCTTGGAATTCTGCTGAACGTCAGGGCTTGGCCATCTTGCGAGCAAACGGCATCAGCGTTGTCGGTCCGGTCGACGATGAGCTCAATCGCTTCGCTATGTGGCAGGAGCGCGGACATGAGTTGATGAAGTCAGACGATCCCTTCATCCAGGAACTGGCCTGCCTCCACGGGGTTTCGGAACAATCCCGCCATCCCCACATTCTTGAGACTGCACTGGATCGCGGTGAGGAGCTCGCCTTCGACGCGACGACACCAATCGACACGTACTGA